TCCAAATATAATCAATCTTTGGGGCGATCAATTGAACAGCATCCCATGATGATTAATCAACGTAAGCGCATCGGCGATTTTGAACTAGATACAGTCGTTGGTCCTCGTGGGCATAGTAAGGCAGTTTTATTAACTTTAATCGATCGCAAATCACGGTTCCTTTGGGCATACCGGTTAAAAGATCGGACGACAGCGACTGTTAATGAAGCACTAACTAAGTTCCTAACCACTTTTAATGGTCCGGTGCACAGCTTTACTGTGGACCGTGGCACTGAGTTTAGTGGGCTAGTATCACTTGAAGCACAATACGGTATTAAAACCTATTACTGCCATGCTTATACGCCAGCTGAACGTGGTAGTAATGAACGCTTTAATCGGCATTTACGTTATTTTTATCCTAAAGGGACTCGTTTTGAGCACATTAGTGCTCAAGATTTAACGACGACGTTACTCCAAATTAACCAGCGACCGCTTAAAATACTCGACTGGCAAACACCGTATCAGGTTATGCTGACAAATTTGTCCAAAAATTCGGATTAAATTTGCAATCTACCATTACTTCTTTCTTTTATTTTAATGTAGCACTGCTTACATATTCTCCCGCAATACGGTATACCTGCGCTGTTGTTCCTCGGTCATATCCTTGTAATACTGGTCAATAAGAAGCTGGATAATCTCGTAGTCGAAGCTAACATGTTCAATTGTCTTCAGGACTTTCATATCCTTGTAAGTCTCTGCGGATACCTTAAGGGATTTTTTCTGATTTTTTGGTATAGAGGAAGATTTATTCTCTTTTTTCGTAGCATTATCTGTTGCATGGTACTCTTCTGATGGCTTTACCGCTCCGGTAACCCTTCGTTGAAGAATATTAGGCTTTTTACTTGGCATCTTACTTGGCCTCCTTATCATCTATAAATAAGCCAATCCGGCTTAATAACTCATCGGTAACTTGCTGGTACTTGTCTAACACTCGCTTATCGAAGCGGTCCTTATCGGTAATTCCATTAATTGGGAATCGTTTAATCCGGGCCATTTGAGTAACAATATTTGTGAATACATTTTCTTCTCCAAACTCATCCTTAGCAGATTGTATGATTGTCTGATCGACGCCGTTACGGGCATCGTGAAGCATTGGCAAGATACCAATTACCTCTATATCTAGCTGATACTCTTGCTGAAGTTTGGAAAGGGTATTCACATACTCTTCTGCACCGGATAGACTATCATCGTGTGTTTGCAAGCTGATAAGTGCAAAGTCTGAGAAGATAACAGCATTACGGGTAATCTCAATACTAAATGGTGGCACATCCAACA
The genomic region above belongs to Lactiplantibacillus paraplantarum and contains:
- a CDS encoding IS30-like element ISLpl1 family transposase — encoded protein: MSSITYSERIKIETFCELGLSNIQMGVRLNRSPSTISYELSRCQPYQAELAQTDAEYKRSRCGRKTKLSDELKQKILNHLRLSWSPGMIAHEFKLATKSIYNWLNQGRIGFSLNDLPEHGVRQRRNVDQRSKYNQSLGRSIEQHPMMINQRKRIGDFELDTVVGPRGHSKAVLLTLIDRKSRFLWAYRLKDRTTATVNEALTKFLTTFNGPVHSFTVDRGTEFSGLVSLEAQYGIKTYYCHAYTPAERGSNERFNRHLRYFYPKGTRFEHISAQDLTTTLLQINQRPLKILDWQTPYQVMLTNLSKNSD